The following is a genomic window from Actinomycetota bacterium.
TAAATACCACACCCGAGGCCTTCGCCAGAATGCAGGCCCAGGTACATCACTTTCAGCCCTTTGAGGTAGTAAGATTCATGGAGATATTGTCTCAAGCTCATAGTGAGATGCGGTGGAACCCTAATGCCCGATTGCTCTTGGAGATGGCACTGGTGAAAACGATAAAACTTGATGTCGATCTGTCCTTGGAAGGTTTGCTTTATAGAATTGAGGAACTTGAGAAAAGGATACAGGATACAGGATACAAAATACAGAATGCAAAATTGCCTGGAGTTAGACATCAAGAGAACAAAGGCGAGATTGGCAAGATCAAGGATTTAAAACCTCAACAAGAAGAGGTTGCCGGAGCCAGTGAAAGTAGAACTAAACAACCTGCGGCTGAAGGCAGGAAGGTGAGCATAGAGAAGGTGAAAAGAGCTTGGCCGGTAATTTTGGAACGGGTCAAAAAGAAGAAAATTCCGACCTACGCTTTACTTTTGGAATGTAAGCCATCCAAAGTTGAGGGTGAAGCAATAATCTTAGAGTTCAGTGAGGGAGCGAATTTCCATAAAAATGAAGTGGAAAAACCCCCTAATTTAGCAATTGTGCAGCAATCACTGAAGGAAATCTTGGAAGTCGATGTCGAGATTCTCTGTATGTTAGAGGAGAGAAAGGAGAAGGTTTCCACGCTTAAGGACGAAATTGATCAAAAGGATTCAGAACCCTCCGAATCCTCGATAGTGAAATTGGTTCAGGATAGTTTCGATGCCGAGGTCATAGATGAATTTAAAGAAACATAATGAAAAGAGGTGCCAAGGTGAAGGGAAATTATAGTAGGATGCTCAAGCAAATTCAGAAAATGCGGGAGGAAATTGCCAAGATACAAGAGGAATTGGCAAAGGAGAGACTGGAAGTAAGTGCTGGTGGCGGGATGGTCACTGCGGTAGTCAATGGTCAGCAAGAGATATTGGGAATAAGGATAAATCCAGCTGCAGTGGATCCCAATGATGTTGAAATACTGGAGGAAATGATATTGGCTGCAGTCAATCAAGCCCTCCGCCAATCTCGGGATTTAGCGACGGAGAAAATGAGTCGGCTAACCGGGGGACTGAGCATCCCTGGACTCTTCTAACCAAATTCAAAATTCAAAATGTCATTTTTATTTTTGATTTTTACATTTTATATTATGCTTGCTGGAAGAAACTTCTTGCTTGCTGGAAGAAACTTCTGTGGACGAATTATGTCCAGGGTTAAAGGGTGATCAGATGACGTACTATGTTACGCCCGTGGCGAATTTAATCGAAGAGCTGTCTAAGCTTCCGGGAATCGGACCAAAATCGGCTCAAAGACTCGCCTTTTATATGCTCAAGGCACCTCCTGCAGATGTGAAAAA
Proteins encoded in this region:
- a CDS encoding YbaB/EbfC family nucleoid-associated protein → MKRGAKVKGNYSRMLKQIQKMREEIAKIQEELAKERLEVSAGGGMVTAVVNGQQEILGIRINPAAVDPNDVEILEEMILAAVNQALRQSRDLATEKMSRLTGGLSIPGLF